TGTATTGGTTTCAAATTATGCCTTTTGAACTTGTTTTTCTTGTACGCGATGACCATGGTACCCCATCGGTATGGAACTCCCCATACTGAGCCATTAGGATCTGCCTCTCCATTCTGGTTCCTGCACAAATGAACCTGATAGACTATAATGAAAATGCAAACTAAATAGCGGGGCATCTTCACAGCCAAGTTACAGAAAATCTTAAGGAATTGGAGATGCTGTTTAATGACTGCCTGACTGGTACCAAAAAACTAAAAGTAGAAATTCTATTAGTTAGTCCTACACCTAGCTGACTCCCCAATGTTTGCATACTAACAACTCAACAGAAAATTTTGCTATTGATTGCATGTAAGGACAGAAGGCTAACATAATGATTGAATCATAATTCTTGCGAACAATTCTAGAATGATTTATAAACAAAATCGAGACTATTAAGAAGAATACATAAGCATCCAGTCACAAGGCATAATGTTTTCTTTGCAAATATAATCTAATCAAATTTAACAATCTATTTTCCAAGAGCATGCGTCAATAGCCATTCATCGTCAGACTCAAGAGAATCTAAAAGGTTTCAGTTCTCACCTTCCATCTGTCACTCAGGCTGCGAAACCAATCCTGTTCTTCAGCATTCCTGACAGGTTCTAACAATCCCTTGCGTATGGCATAACCAAGCCAAGAGTCCCCAATCGACACAATATCAGCTGCCATTGCAGATTTTGGCTTAACTTGACCCTTGTCCATACATTGTGACATCTCAGAGAATATCCCATCAAGATTAGCACGGAGCTCGGGGCTGAATTTGATCCTCTTGCCCTGGGCCTTAACGAAATCCTACGAGCACCAAAAGAACGTATCAGAAAATCTGATAAGATACACCATACCATGCTTCCTTGCTCCCATGAACTTATAAAATCATGCTACGCCATGATTTTTCTATTGTGACAACGGGGAGGCTTTGCTTCTGGTGGATGAGGAAGATCGGACCTTAATCCACGAGGGAGGGAAGGAGCCGCGGAGCGCGACGACCCGGAGGGGCACCGAGAGCGCGTAGGTCTTGGTCTTCCACTTCTGCAGCGCGGCCTCCCactcctggtcatcctcctcctGCGTCGCCTcaacggccgcggcggcggctgcggggggcgggggcgcgtGAGCTCGGGCGCGGGAGGGGAAGAAGAACAGGAGCGAGCACACGGCCAGCTGgagcaccagcgccgccgcggcgttcgGCGCCCACTCCCAGCCGGGCGCGTCGGCCTGGCTGCCGGGCGGACGCCGCGAAGGCACCGCGGCGAGCAGCTTCGGCCTGCGAAGGCGGACGCGGAGTCGGAGGCGGGAGGTGGGCAGGTAGTGGGTAGGGTGGTtggggaggaggccggggaggcgAGGGTGGTGGGGCTGggcgaggaggagatggagcggCTGCACCTCCATCGCCGCTGCCAGGTTCCCTCTCGGAGTCGCCGAGCCGGGCAATGGTCTCCTGGCCTCCGCCGATGAGCTTCTTATCTAGTTGTTCTCGCGCAAAGGCCCGGCTCCGAAACATAGGTTTATCACGATTCACGAAGACTATCATCAAATCTTAGACTCACAAATTCAGGtcaatttttgaaatttttctAATTTAGTAGGCAATTAGGCATGTAACTGTGCGTTAGACGGCAAAATATTTCTAATGCACACTTAGGTCGGTCTCAGTGGGGTGTCCTGGATGGTTTTATGGGTATCACGTGCCacgtcagcaattttgctgacatGTCAACctaattatgaggagagagaagaggggagTTTTATCCCCATAAAACCTACCTAGCTGATATAGTTACCTAGTCTCATGAAACCTAATAAAACTTGCATTGATAATGTTATAGTATAATCGCAATACATATTTGATCATAACTACACGCAAAAAATAAATGGTACAGGTCATCtataaaactgtgcaatgaaactatATATTGAGAGtgacagtttcatttcattgaaaagaTGACATGGCAGTTTTGATAACGGTATGATGAAATTATATACTGAGACTGATGTTAGAGAGGCAAAAGAATGCCCTAGTACAAGCATCAACACGTTACAATAGATTTGTACGGTGGTATGCTCTACGTTGCTAGATACTGACGGGTGAGTtcctaagcctaattagtccctTCTTCTCGTTCTTCTCCCGTCGTAGGATAACTCGGCCACGAGCATGCCTTCTGACGCAGGGCGCAGCCGCAGATCGGACCACCAGCCCGCGGTCCGGGACCTCCGCGGCAAACGCGTATCCCACGCCCCCGTCCTTCCCGGCGATGGGCATGTCCACCATGCCATCGTCGTCGGTCCGTACACGGTAATGCCAAGAGCGCACTGCCGCATGGCCGAGGAGGGACCGCAACAGGCCAGTGAGCGACGGGGCTCAGACCGCGCCTCCATGCGGCCGCTGGGTGCCGGTCTCTGCACCGCCGGCTGTGCTGATCCTGCTCGCTTCCCCCGCCCCCTCTATCTATTTCCCTCATCTTCTAGCACGATTCCAGTATTCCACCATAGTCAAATACCAATCGGCCTGGAGCTCACGGGTACATGTATTTGATGAAGCTCCATCCGGCTTTGGCTCCACCTGACACAGCCACTGTGGTGTCAGAGAAGCCGGAACTGGTgaagctaattttttttttgcccccaAGTTGTTTCCGAGCCCGTAGCCATCCGGATCCCCgttgctccctccctccctctcaacGTCTGCCATCATTTTAATCACCGGTTGCAATCATTCAGAGGATAGTTATTAATTATGTGATATCTCACTGCAAAATATCAGGTGAAGTGATTCTGTCAACTTTTGAGGCTACCTCTCTTCCACACGCCCTACTCCTTTCCCATTATGTAAAAACAACAAAATCGATTGTTTTTCCACCGGTCTTGATCCCATATCCCATCTAAACTTCACGTTGAAAACAATTAGAAATAAAATCACACAATATGTGAAAgtcaaattaaaaaaagagcAGCTACAGCAGCTGAGGTTCCTTTGTTACATAGTTTTACAGAGTCAAAATAGGTTGATCAAGTGAATCATGTAATCAAACTCTGCCAAATAACTATAACACACACAGCATGAGAGTAATCAAATGGTTGCATAGTCTTAGTCCTGATACTGAGGAACAACACTTGCATAAGCAATGCAAAAATGCTATCATATGTATTTTTGACAATGAAGATCTTAAATTACATTACTATTTCAAATTTCCTCAACATGCTCCTACTGCCTTTTTCTTAACATGTCCAACCATTCGAAACAGGTTCCCTTGGGAGTTCAGACAGATTCTAGGGTGAAGCAAGGCGAGTACTTTGTGGGAAATTCCTTCGCAACTTTAGCCTTTTTGAAATTGGTTGGTGCGGGTGTGAGTGTTTTTAGTTTTGGGATGCATTCTTGCTCCAAAATTGAAGTGCTTCATATGTATTTTTGACAATGAAAATCTTAAATTATATTACTATTTCAAATTTAATCAACATATTCTTGTTGCATTTTGTTAACATGCCAACCATTCAAACATGTTTACATTTTTACGGTGTATTTTTAGGTAAGATTTTTGGTATGGGTGCGCATAGCGCGCCAATTTGCCTagtttcttttcattttccatGTATTTTTATGATAGAAAGCACATATTTACTGATCTGACGTAAAGTAGACACAAACCAGCATGGCACCATCTTTTACAGCGGCATATTTAACATATTCAAAGCCATTAGCAGAACCCCAATGAAATTCCTTGATCAACAGTCAAATCAGATGCATCTCAAGTCAAATGCAAAACAGTTACAAACCGAATATCTGGATAAAAATTCCCACATCTCATGTTATAATACCTTCTGATCAACCATATGTTGCAGGTGAAAGAGGTTCTAGAGTTTTTTACATGTTCAAGTGATAAACAACAAGATAAATTTAGTTGAACTCATTGCTACAGAAGACTCTTATCTGCCAGCAATTTTTAGCTGTTCAAGTGATAAACAACCACAAGTAAAACACTGGATCCATGTTCTAGATGTTTGGGGGTAAGTAATGAAAAGAACTTGCATCATGATGTTCCAGTAGCATACCACTCTGTATGTGTTCTAGAGAATAGTTAAAACATGAAAATGTCGAATAGAAGGAGcatttttttttagagaaaagaAGCTTAACACCATACAGTTCCTAATGCATTGCTCATCCCTAAATTGATAAGACTAGTTTTGTACCTTGCACTTATGTTGATAGTTACTGGACATGAAGAATTTTTCTTGGATGGTCATTAGAACCGACTAAATAAATCCTCTCATGCGGAGACTTATGTGGAGCTGCATAAAAATCTACCTTCTAGCACTCTCCTGTTCAACAGATCAGCGAAGCATTGGCTCCCTGATGACTTTGATAATATGATCTCTAGCACTCTCCTGTTCAACAGATCAGTCGGGTATCTATCAGTACACAATGTAATATGACTTCAACAAACTACGAGCTTGACAAAGTAAAAATTCTTTGGAGAAACTTCCCCAAATTATCGCACAGCTATAGCTTCATATTGTCTTTCTTAATGTACTGTTGAATCTAATAGATAATTTCCTGAAAAATATTTGTGTCATTTCTTGACTTCTTAATCACAAGTTTCAACCGCAACTAAGGATTTACCATAGATACTATGTGCGGGCACTCTGCTCATAAATATTGTCAATCTGTCATTTTAAAGAATAGTGATATTGATGTTTTCTAACTACAATCATATGCAGCAAGACTGAGTGTGACTAACCAGATGGAAACATTATATTTCATCGTACAAAATACTTTGTAACACTACAATGCTAATACCTTAAGAGTCAAGCATTTATGTATTAGCATAACTTACGAGTCAAGTACATGGAACCTAAGGGGCTGAGCGTTGTGAATTTCTCTGGCACAACCCAAAGGAGGCATAATTCATCATGCACCGGATGAGCGTTAAACAAAAATGTTGAAGATATTAATATGCATACTGCACAGGTTACAAACCTAGAGAATTCAAATGGGTATGAGAAATAGACATCACTCATTTCTAGAACAATGTCTGTAGTCATAGGGAACAACAGGAGGATCTGAAGCATATGGGGCATATATATCATCCTGCACTAATGTTGATGATGCATGTGAGCATATGGGCTTACATATTATAAATTGACATGTCAGATTGACTTAAAATGGATTTATACTTTAGAGCTGTTGATGCTCTTGTTTCTGAATAGCACATGAATAAATCAGAAGATATGTATATCTGCAGTTCTTAGATTGTACCCATGATTACAGGTCTTAGATTGTACTAATTCTTTCTTGTTCTTTCTGGTTACATACAATTGCACCACATTGTCTAGAttagaaaaatccatgttaggaATTGTATGCTCGCTAGAAGAACCACCATGTAAAAGCTGCACTCACTAGATGAAAGCTCTTAAGATCCTAGATTTCCGATACAATTCAGTCACCGAGTATTAGTGATGGTTGAATGAAAAATTGAGTACATGTCGGTGCTGTCCACGGTTAAATAGAATCAAATAACTTCATTGTAAAATTTTGAGGTGAGGAGTAAAGTTTAAAATCCCTAACTAGGAGATAAAATTGCTATCCATCTTACTCCTCACCTGGAAATTCCTCTGTCACTGGAGTATGTAATCTTTCCTTAGCTTCTGAAGAAGGTACAAATTAAACACATCGACACTACTATTTTCTACAAAACAATGCAAGGAGAAATTGAAGCGGCAGAAGTGGTGAGGCAAAATTCACATGATTATCTGGAGATTTAACCTTTCTATATTGGTTCCTTGTGGTTGCAGGACGGATCGACACGGTGACGACGTTGACAACGGCACCTGTTCCCAATTCCCATCGTCTGATGGTGATCCTTTGCCCAGGACGAAGGAGACGGCAGCGCGGGTTCGAGAGACATCCAAAATGGCTTGCTAAAATTAACAAATTAGCTGTTGctaaaacatctaacaagaagcagaagacaagCTTAACTGCTAATCCGAGTGCAAGTTTACTAAGTGAAATAAGACAAGGTGAGGTTTAAGGCCTAGAGGATAATGTATTGACAAGGTCAATTGGTAAGAAGAAGGCGAAAGAAGTACTgctgcaagagaagaaaaatagtGTAACAAcaaccttagaaaatatgtgGGCACAGAAGAAAAACTGATggggagaaagagctaaaaaaGATGAGAGGTTCAACAAAGCATTTGCTCTTGGACAGGATCGGGgttgcaaatgaaaaactaTTTCTTGAGGAGGTTCAGTTGCAGAAAAGAAGGAATGAGCAGAGAATTATATCATGGACCTTACTGCCATATCAGATGAAACCCTAGTATCGCCTCACCTGACGAACACCAAAGGGGAAGATGAAATGTCCTCAACGCTTCAAGTAAGGATGGCAATTAATTGGGTCTGGGTTCGAGACCCGCGAGTTTCAGACCCGACGAGGGTGGGGGCGGGTCCAGAATTCCCTCACGGATCTTGGGTTCAAGGACCCGATGACTTACAGAGAAAGATTTATACTTCCCATGGATGATCCACAGGATCCCGAAGTGTACAATTCTAGCTGAAAACTAGCCCAGGCCAACAACAAACCCTAGCCACGTAACTCTCCGTTCACCCCGTCCGTCTCCCACTCTCCCCGTCTCCCGGCCAGTGCGCCGCACGCCCGCACCCCCAAATCCCCATCGCCCCCTCGCCCAGCCGCCTCCGCTAGCCCCCCTCGCCCTGTCGCCCGCGagcggcgagcgccgccggccgcccgcgccgccgcgtgcaCGCGCTCCACCCGCTGTCCCTCCTCGGCTTCTTTCCCTCCACCGGAGGCTTCcaccccgcggcggcgccccggtcctccgccgccagcgcccgcgccctctccgccgccgccgacttcgccttctccttcctccccggGCCGGGCCCCTGGCtggtccgcgacgcccgcggcgGCTGCTTCGTCCTTGACCGCATCAGTGGCGAGGCCGCTTCGTGCTTCTTCCTCCCATCCCCCAGGACCCGCCCGCGCCTCGCccgcggcaccgccgccgccccctgaCAGATCACTGTTTGCTCGGGTTTCGGGGCCCATCGGGTTTCGGGGGCGGTGCTCATTGCCGCCCGAAATGAGGTTCGGGGTGGGTTTTATTCTCGAGTTTCGGGGTGGGTCCGCGGATCACCTGACTCCGACCTGTCTCGTTGCCATCCCTAGCTTCAATGCTTGAAGAACTTGCGGTGTTGCCATCCCTAGCTTCAATGCTTGAAGAACTTGCGGTGTTGCCATCCCTAGCTTCCATGCTTGAAGAACTTGCGGTGTTGCCATCCCTAGCTTCAATGCTTGAAGCCTAGCTTCAATGCTTGAAGAACTTGCAGTGCGGATGAAGAAGAACGGCGTGAACCTCAAAATACAATCAGTATTGAATGTGATAAGATACTATGCGCCAGTCAAGTAGCAAAAGATTGGAGAATGGAGGGAATCAAAATGGAAGGAAAAAGATCGGACCACCAGAAAATCAGTGACGGACAGACTCAAATCATCCAAGATTATAGCTTTCATAACAAAACATAGGGGAACACCGGTATGTAACTTTCACTTGATTCCTTCGATAGATTAACATAGAACATATTTTCTCGCACCAAATTCTGACCTCTCGACTCAAACTAGAACAACGGTGACACTACACAACGAACTAAGAAAGATAACAACATACCACAAGATACTAGATCATAAATAAAGATACTCGTGCCGTGATAGATCCAAACCATTACAGCAGTGATGACACTAGGAAACGAACTAAGATAGCAATAAATCGATAGATCATTGGTAAAGGCACTCGTGCCGTGATAGATGCTCAAACGTCGAACGGGTTTAAGTCGGGGAGGTCCACAGGGGTAACCTTGAGGAGGATCTGGGTGTCGCGGTATGCATTTTTCACAGTCCTATGAAGCACTTTCGCTTCCAGGGGCGCCAGATGCCGCGGCCTCGTAGACTTCAGCCACCGCGACTGTAGCGACC
This portion of the Setaria viridis chromosome 7, Setaria_viridis_v4.0, whole genome shotgun sequence genome encodes:
- the LOC117862972 gene encoding uncharacterized protein, with translation MEVQPLHLLLAQPHHPRLPGLLPNHPTHYLPTSRLRLRVRLRRPKLLAAVPSRRPPGSQADAPGWEWAPNAAAALVLQLAVCSLLFFFPSRARAHAPPPPAAAAAAVEATQEEDDQEWEAALQKWKTKTYALSVPLRVVALRGSFPPSWIKDFVKAQGKRIKFSPELRANLDGIFSEMSQCMDKGQVKPKSAMAADIVSIGDSWLGYAIRKGLLEPVRNAEEQDWFRSLSDRWKVHLCRNQNGEADPNGSVWGVPYRWGTMVIAYKKNKFKRHNLKPIQDWEDLWRPELAGKIAMVDSPREVIGAVLKHLGSSYNTVDMETDVSGGREAVLKSFTQLQKQVQLFDSMNYLKSFSVGDVWVAVGWSSDVIPAAKRMSNVAVVVPKSGSSLWADLWVVPCASRFQTDQIGGRTRGPSPLIHQWFDFCLQSARSLPFRQDIIPGASPLYLENPVPEVPQDKNKRKPKLDTNIVRGVPPPEILEKCEFLEPLSGKALEDYQWLVSRMQRPRLGLFGNALQKISSVLDLKSRL